Sequence from the Pontibacter pudoricolor genome:
TTTTACAGGCTTTAACACTTGATAAAAGATGCCTTTGATGGATTAATTTTAAAGCCTACCGCCCCTGGCCACGCTTGCCGATACCCGTATCAACAACATGGCCCGTGGCTAAAGCCGCCATTTGGAAAAAGAATTTATAAGGAGAAAATAACCCAACGAGCAGCTTGTTTTTCCTTAAATAAAGAAAGAAATTAAGACCAGCAGTCACTACAAAAAAGGAAAAACAAGCACGGATAACTACGCCCAGAAGTCACCAAGGCAAGGCAGGCAAGCCTCGGCGCCTCCTGGCCTTGTTTGTTGTACTACATCTTGAATGAATAAATTTATCTCCATAGCCATTATCTGTTTGTTGTTCGCCAGCAAGTCCTTTGCATGCCAATGCATTGGACCTTCAGCTAACATAGAAGAGAATTGGAAAGGGTCTTATCAGGTTTTTGTAGGTGAAGTTCTGGAATCATCGTCTGATAAACTTTACTTGGCAAGTGGACTGAACTATACCTATTATACCATTCAGGTGATTGAATCCTTGAAAGGCAACTATCATCCAAAGTATAGACTGCGGACGTTTGAAAGGATTAGCCACGGCTCTTGTGACTATACATTTGAAGTTGGTAAAAAGTACCTCATCTATGCCTACAGCGATAATGGTAATCTATCAACTAACATATGTTCCAGAACAGCACCAATAGAAGAAGTCAACAAAAATGAAATAGAAGAACTCAGACGACTGACTAAAGACTATGGTGAAGAAAAGGGAGCAGCCTTGATTATTGAGAAAAGCGTAGCAGAACGAGAGTTGGGAGTAGCACAAGTAAAAATAAAGGAATTGAATAATGCTACAGAAGAGCTAAACAACACTAAAAATTGGTTACTCGGGATAGCATTGGCTTTAGCGTTGCTCTTAGTTCTCTCAGTTTTCACAAGTCTAAGAAGGAAAAAAGACAAAGTACAGCACGGTTCATAGTTTAGGCTGCGGCTATGCCTTGCCCACACTATGCACAACCCGTTAGCACCTATTGATGATTAACTAATGAATTTCACTACTATTGAATATTTAAAGACTGGAACTCCTAAGCAACAGGAAGCATATGATGTGCTCACCAAATATTCAATTATGGAATATTTGCAACCGTATTCTCCCATATTGGCGGGAACAATTCCGATAGACGTTGATATAGAAAACAGTGATTTAGACATTATTTGTTACTGGCAAAATGCCGACGAGTTCAAGATTAACTTATGCAAATACTTCTACGGTTATAAAGACATTCAAATAGTTGATAAATTGGTTCGTGATCAACGTACCATAATTGCTAATTTTAAAGTCTCAAACTTTGAGATTGAAATATTCGGACAGAATAAGCCTTCACAAGAGCAGTATGCCTACAGGCACATGGTAATAGAAAACTATCTTCTACTGTCCAAGGGGAATCAATTCAGGCAAACCATTAGGGAACTTAAAGTTCAGGGATTTAAAACGGAGCCAGCTTTTGCCTATGCATTAGGATTGCAGGAGACCCATATCTTGAACTTCTAAAAGAAGAAGAAAAATTGAAACCCTATCTGCCAACAAATGCTAAAAAGCATTAAAACGCATTTTAGCAAAGCCGTTAATTAACCTTACAATGTCAAGCATACAAAAAGCCTACAATAGTTGGGCAGCGCAATATGACACCAACCAAAACCGCACCCGCGACCTGGAAGGAAAGGGTTTGCGAACTACACTGGCAACTATAGATTTTGAACGCGTACTGGAAATTGGCTGTGGGACCGGCAAGAACACCGTCTGGCTCCAGGAAAAAGCTACCCATGTAACAGCTGTAGACTTTTCAGAAGAGATGCTTACAAAAGCGAAACAGAAAATCGCTTCTGATAGTGTTCAGTTCGTTCAGGCGGACATTACAAATAACTGGTCGTTTATTGATAAGAAGTATGAACTGATAACCTTTAGCCTCGTGCTGGAGCACATTGCTAACCTGGAACCTATTTTCAGGAAAGCTTCGGAAGTTTTGGTTTCCGGTGGACATGTTTATATAGGTGAGTTACATCCATTCAAACAATATACTGGCAGTAAAGCCCGCTTCGATACTGAAAATGGCCAACAAATACTGGAGTGCTACACCCACCATATTTCCGACTTCACACAAGCCGCCAAACAACACGGTTTTATAGTTGCAGATATCAACGAGTTCTTCGACGATAACGATCGCTCGCAGCTTCCCAGAATTTTAACTGTACTCTTGCAGAAAGTATAGCTCTTGTAACACAACAAGGTTCTCATTTATTCTACATACTGGCGACAACTATAGAACTATAGTAAGACTATAGCAAAGGCAGAAAATCCCCTCTTGGGATGGGGAGGGTTAGGTTAACTTCCTGCTTTGGATAAGAAGAGGTCAGGGGGTAGTTGGAAAGTTTTAGATCTATAGCGACAGCCTATGCTATTTCTGTCCCTATAGGGCCAGTTGAGTTACAAACTCAACACTATCGTTAAGTACGGGTTGCAAACCCGCGCCGGCAAAAACTAGTATAAACAACTATAGAACTATAGACTCAATTATAACAAAAGGTCAATCCTGAAAATCCTTTAATCCTGTGAATCCTGATTCAGACAAAAACAAAAAAGGGCAACTATAAAGCTGCCCTTTTCTATATTTCAAAAGTATAAACTATACGTTGAAACGGAAGTGCATAATGTCACCATCCTGTACCACATATTCTTTACCTTCTACAGCCATTTTACCGGCTTCTTTTATCTTCGCTTCTGACTTATACTCCTGGTAGTCTTTTAGTTTGATAACCTCGGCACGGATAAAGCCTTTTTCAAAATCTGTATGAATTACACCGGCCGCTGCAGGCGCTTTCCAGCCTTTACCAATCGTCCAGGCACGTACTTCTTTTACACCTGCTGTAAAGTAAGTGATCAGGTTCAGTAAACTATAAGACGCCTTTATCAGCTTGCTCAAACCAGACTCTTTCAGGTTATATTCTGCCAAAAACATCTCCTTTTCCTCTTCGTCAGTAAGCTCTGCGATCTGCGCCTCAATAGAAGCCGAGATCAGAACAACTTCAGCATTTTCAGCTTTCACATGTTCTTCCAGTGCTTTCGAGAACTGATTACCAGTGTTAACAGATTCCTCGTCTACGTTAGCGGCATAGATCACCGGCTTAGCTGTAAGCAGGTTAAGGTCCTCTACAGCTTCTTTGTCTTCATCAGTTGCATCAAGGCTACGCGCGTTCAGACCAGCCTCCAGATGGGTCTTGTATTTCTCCAGGCTGGCATACTCTTTCTTTGCTTTTGCATCGCCTGCTTTTGCGGAGCGCTGCACTTTCAGCAATTTCTTGTCAACAGACTCCAGGTCTTTTAACTGCAGCTCTGTATCTATAATTTCTTTATCTGAGATCGGATCCACTTTACCGGCAACGTGCACAATGTTCGGGTCCTCGAAGCAACGTACTACGTGTATAATGGCATCCACTTCTCGTATGTTTGCCAGGAATTTGTTGCCCAGACCTTCGCCTTTACTAGCACCTTTTACCAACCCGGCAATGTCAACAAACTCAATTACAGTTGGTAACACACGCTCAGGATGCACTAATTCCTCCAGTATCTGCAAACGCTCATCAGGTACGGTAATTACGCCCACGTTTGGCTCAATGGTACAGAAAGGGTAGTTGGCAGATTCTGCCTTGGCGTTAGAAATAGCGTTAAATAAAGTTGACTTACCTACGTTTGGCAAGCCCACGATGCCGCATCTTAATCCCATGTATCTTTAGTTCTTAATTTCAGGGGGCAAAGATACGATTTTTTGTGGATTGATTTATAGTTGAAATTAAAGTGTTGGAGTGGGGCAAATGTATCTTTTTTATAGTCATTCTGAGATGAGAGTAGAAGAGAGTCAGCAAAGTTGTGAGGAATCATATTTCCCCTTTAGTTTGTCTTTTGTCATTTTGACGTTAGGAGAAATCTGAGTGCTATAGTTTGATTTTCTACTCCTTGAACCAAGCCTTTTCTTCCATAGCGTTCTTTAATCCTGGGAGCTCTAACAACCTACCGATCTATAGTTGGCTTTGGTGCCCTCATGGCCGGGAGGCCCCGTCTTCGGGCATCGCGCTGCTGCTTTCTTGCTACCCTCGCTCTGCTCGGGTTGCCTTGCGGCAGCGCAACAAATCAAAGGCGCTCAACCCAAAGACTGTGATCAGTTCGATAGTAACTCTATAGTTTAAAGGAGAAGCTATAGTTGAATCGCCTTATCGTGGTCATAATTCCGTAGGGACAGGTCGCGACCTGTCCGCTCCTGGTCTGCAACTATAGCAAATTCAGCTTTCTCCCACTGGTCAAAATAACAGTTGGGCAAGCAGTAGCAGAAAAGTCCCCCTTCGAAGGGGCAGGGGGGTGACAAACGGAAACTAAAAAACGATAACTAAAACTATAGCAACAGCCGCAATTCCCTCCCGGGAGGGCAGGGGTGGGTTAAAACAGTAACTATAAAACAATATTCAAAACTATAGCAAAGGCTAAAAGCTCCTTCCCCTGTTTTTAGGGGAAGGCTGGGAAGGGGTAAAACCACAACTATAAAACTATACCAATCACCTTTATCCCAAAAATCCATAAATCTCCCTTAATCCCGGTTCAGACAATGCCTGTCCCTGACGGGCCAGTTGAGTCAGGAGACTCAACGCCATAGTTAGTCACGAGCGGGGACGCTCGCGCCAGCATCATAGATTATAGAACTATAGCTCCACCTTAAATTTCCACTTCTGGTATGGGAGAAGGGGTAAAACCCCAATTATAGCAATGGCCCAAAAAACTCCCATCTTTATTCTAGCTTGAAGTGATCTTGAAAGTAGCGATCGTAGCACTGAGGGCTGGGGTGGTTGGATAACGGGTACTATAGACATAAACATCAACTACAGTAGAAACCTTAGAAATCAACATCACCCATTGAGATGAAAAGCAAAAAAGCCTGTAGCGTTAACTACAGGCTCTTTCAGTATTTTATAAAGCAGGAGTGTAGGTTACTCCCACTTGAGTTCTTCATCAAAAGTTGCGTCGGCAGATACGGTTACGGGCTCCGTTGATTCCATCGTTTCCATCGTTTCAGATGCCTCTAAAGCAGCAAGTGCTTCCTCGGTTAGCAGCTCAGATTTAACGTGCTCAATTGTTCCCTGCAGTGCTTCCATAAATTTCACAAAGTCTTCTTTATAAAGAAAGATCTTGTGCTTTTCGTACGAGAAGGTCTCATCTTTGAACTTTCTTTTACTCTCTGTGATGGTCACATAGAAGTCGTTTGAGCGAGTTGATTTCACATCAAAGAAATACGTTCTCTTCCCGGCTCTTACTCTTTGGGAATAAATTTCTGCTTTTTCGTTGTTCTCTTCCACCGTTTATAAGACGTTAAATTCAACTTAATGAACCTAAAAGTAACATATAGAATTGATATATAAAAATTTTTGAATTTAAAATCGATATTAAATTTTTCTATTATATTTGGCCCCGGACCAAAATAGTAAATCATGAATTTATGTTCAATTTTACTAGTATTCCTTCTCTCTTTTTCATCGGGTAACACCACCTATATAGCTAACGGTAAGGCATCTTACTACGCCGACCGTATGCAGGGGCAGCGCACTGCCAGCGGCGAACGCTACGACAAAACACAGTTGACTGCCGCGCATCCAACACTTCCTTTCAACACTTTTGTAGAGGTTACCAACCTGGCAAATGGCAAATCGGTTATAGTTAAAATAAACGATCGTATGCCGAAAGGTAGCCGCATCATAGATCTGTCCAGAGCTGCTGCAAAAGAGATCGATATGATTCGTGCCGGTGTAGGTAAGGTAACTTTAAAAGAAGTAAACCCAATGGAAGAGCAACAAGAAGTGCCTTTTGCCGTTTCAGAAGCAAAGCCAGATAAAACCAACTAATATGTAGCCCATGAAGCAGCCCATCACCCTTGCCGATGTTCAGAAATTTGAGAACATGGAGTTTCTGGCAAAGCAGTTGGTGGAAGGCTTTATTACCGGTTTGCATCAGTCGCCGTACCATGGTTTCTCGGTAGAGTTTTCGGAGCACCGCCTGTATAATAGCGGCGAAAGTACCCGCCACATCGACTGGAAAGTTTTTGCCCGCACCGACAAGCTTTTTGTTAAGCGCTACGAAGAAGAAACCAACCTCCGCTGCCACCTTTTACTGGATGTGTCGCCGTCCATGTACTACCCTACAGACTCGCATGGTAAGATAAAATTCAGTATACTTTGTGCAGCGGCTATTGCGACCGTTTTGCGCAAACAGCGCGATGCCGTTGGGTTGGTAACGTTTGCTGATACCATTCAACTACAAACGCCGGTTCGCTCCACGGCTTCTCATTTGCACACCTTATTACTGCTGCTTCAACAGCAATTAGAGGCTAAGCCGGCCCTCTCCGGAACCGAAGTGCCAGGAGTCATTCACCAGATCGCGCAGCAAATTCCTAAACGGTCTCTGGTTATTATTTTCAGTGATATGCTGGGGCGCAATGAGGATATGGACACTACTTTTTCGGCATTACAGCACCTGAAACACCAGAAACACGAAGTGCTGATTTTCCATGTGATGGACCGCAAAACGGAAGAAGAGTTTGACTTTGCCGAGCGGCCCTACATTTTTGTGGATATAGAGACAGGGCAGGAGCTGAAGTTGCAGCCATCGCAGGTGCGCGACAACTATAAAACGGCTGTTGCGAACTATAAACGCGAGCTTGCGCTAAAGTGTGGCCAGTATAAAATAGATTTTGTGCCTGTAGATATCAGCGAGCCTTTTGATAAGGTGCTGTATAGTTACCTGGTAAAACGGGCGAAGGTGCGTTAAGCTAACTATAATCCTGTAACCGGATGATTTTACCATCCTCAATAGTAAATACAGACTTTCCTTTCAACTCCAGCTTATCGCAGGCTTTCATCCCGTTTGGTAAATCTATTGCAAGTATAGCTGAGTAGTCTATTTGTGCGTCGGCTTTAGTATCAGTTATAGTTAGCTGCGTAATTTTCTGCTCGCGGTGTTTAAAGTATTTGGTAGCTACTTCAGCCTGCTGCTTAAAGGCTTTTGTACCTTTTATACTTAGCGTCACTTCTCCATTCGCAATATTCTCAAATTCAATATCAGGGTGTAACTGCGCAATCATGGCTTCTACATCAAAGTTGTTGTAGGCTGCGATGTAGGTTTCTATAGTTTGTTGGATGGCGGAGTTTGGCATGTGAATTTTTATTTCTAACGTGTTGGGCTATGCGGCTGCAAAGCTGCCGTATAGGTTGTGTTGTACCATACTTTTCTGCTTAAGAAGATATTATAAAGTCTGCTCTTGCCTGGCAAGTGGAATAAAGGTTTTCTCAAAAATATCTTCTGTGTAGAAAAGGCCGTCCATTACCTGTGGCAATCTCATGCGCATTTCTTTATAC
This genomic interval carries:
- a CDS encoding nuclear transport factor 2 family protein: MPNSAIQQTIETYIAAYNNFDVEAMIAQLHPDIEFENIANGEVTLSIKGTKAFKQQAEVATKYFKHREQKITQLTITDTKADAQIDYSAILAIDLPNGMKACDKLELKGKSVFTIEDGKIIRLQDYS
- a CDS encoding DUF3276 family protein — protein: MEENNEKAEIYSQRVRAGKRTYFFDVKSTRSNDFYVTITESKRKFKDETFSYEKHKIFLYKEDFVKFMEALQGTIEHVKSELLTEEALAALEASETMETMESTEPVTVSADATFDEELKWE
- a CDS encoding DUF58 domain-containing protein, which produces MKQPITLADVQKFENMEFLAKQLVEGFITGLHQSPYHGFSVEFSEHRLYNSGESTRHIDWKVFARTDKLFVKRYEEETNLRCHLLLDVSPSMYYPTDSHGKIKFSILCAAAIATVLRKQRDAVGLVTFADTIQLQTPVRSTASHLHTLLLLLQQQLEAKPALSGTEVPGVIHQIAQQIPKRSLVIIFSDMLGRNEDMDTTFSALQHLKHQKHEVLIFHVMDRKTEEEFDFAERPYIFVDIETGQELKLQPSQVRDNYKTAVANYKRELALKCGQYKIDFVPVDISEPFDKVLYSYLVKRAKVR
- a CDS encoding DUF4269 domain-containing protein, encoding MNFTTIEYLKTGTPKQQEAYDVLTKYSIMEYLQPYSPILAGTIPIDVDIENSDLDIICYWQNADEFKINLCKYFYGYKDIQIVDKLVRDQRTIIANFKVSNFEIEIFGQNKPSQEQYAYRHMVIENYLLLSKGNQFRQTIRELKVQGFKTEPAFAYALGLQETHILNF
- a CDS encoding class I SAM-dependent DNA methyltransferase — its product is MSSIQKAYNSWAAQYDTNQNRTRDLEGKGLRTTLATIDFERVLEIGCGTGKNTVWLQEKATHVTAVDFSEEMLTKAKQKIASDSVQFVQADITNNWSFIDKKYELITFSLVLEHIANLEPIFRKASEVLVSGGHVYIGELHPFKQYTGSKARFDTENGQQILECYTHHISDFTQAAKQHGFIVADINEFFDDNDRSQLPRILTVLLQKV
- the ychF gene encoding redox-regulated ATPase YchF, with protein sequence MGLRCGIVGLPNVGKSTLFNAISNAKAESANYPFCTIEPNVGVITVPDERLQILEELVHPERVLPTVIEFVDIAGLVKGASKGEGLGNKFLANIREVDAIIHVVRCFEDPNIVHVAGKVDPISDKEIIDTELQLKDLESVDKKLLKVQRSAKAGDAKAKKEYASLEKYKTHLEAGLNARSLDATDEDKEAVEDLNLLTAKPVIYAANVDEESVNTGNQFSKALEEHVKAENAEVVLISASIEAQIAELTDEEEKEMFLAEYNLKESGLSKLIKASYSLLNLITYFTAGVKEVRAWTIGKGWKAPAAAGVIHTDFEKGFIRAEVIKLKDYQEYKSEAKIKEAGKMAVEGKEYVVQDGDIMHFRFNV
- a CDS encoding septal ring lytic transglycosylase RlpA family protein translates to MNLCSILLVFLLSFSSGNTTYIANGKASYYADRMQGQRTASGERYDKTQLTAAHPTLPFNTFVEVTNLANGKSVIVKINDRMPKGSRIIDLSRAAAKEIDMIRAGVGKVTLKEVNPMEEQQEVPFAVSEAKPDKTN